TGGCAGGAACCGCCGCCGGGCAATCGCGACTGCGGCTATCATGGGCCGCAGGGGGGCGGGCACCCGCGCAACGTGCGGGTCATTCCCAAATCGCGCGACTTTCATTGAGCGGGCGCTCGCGCCTGTCGCGCAGGCTGGGCCGTTTCCGGCGCGACCGGGCGCTCTTCTGGCTGTTGGTATTGCTTGGGCTGTTCGTTGCCGGACGGGCCTGGCTGGCAGACCACCCCGGGGACGACCCCTGGGCTCCGCTCGATCTGCGAGAGGAGCCGGGCTGGGCGACCGCCCGCAAGATAACCGCGCTGCGGAACGATCCCGCCCAGTGCCGCGCCGTGCTGGAACGCAGCGCGATAGCCTTCAGGCAGCTGGAACCGGCGGGTGAGGGCGCGTGCCGCCGCGAGGATCGCACACAATTGACCGACTTCCCGCTCAACCCAACGCGGCCGCCCACCACTTGCGCCGTCGCCGCGGCGCTCGAGCTATGGCTGCGAGACGGCGTGAACCCCATCGCACAGGAAATCTACGGGTCGAAAGTGGCGCGTATCGAGCATTACGGCTCCTATAGCTGTCGTCGGCTCTACGGGCGCGACAGCGGCCCGTGGAGCGAACATGCCACCGGCAACGCGATCGATATCGCGGCCTTCGTGCTGGCGGATGGAACGCGCATCAGCGTGCTGCGCGACTGGGATTCGACCGCTTCCGAACCGGATCGGGCCGATCGGTTCCTACATGCCGCCCGCGACCGGGCGTGCGACGTCTTCGGGACGGTCCTCTCGCCAGACTACAACGATGCTCACCGCGACCATTTTCACCTGGATCAGGAAGCGCGCGGGTTCGGCGGCGTCTGTCGCTAGCGATCAGCCGCGGATCGCGTAGCCCGCGCTGCGCACCGTCCGGATCGGATCCTCGGTGCCCTCTATGTCGATCGCCTTGCGCAGGCGGCGGATAT
Above is a genomic segment from Erythrobacter sp. 3-20A1M containing:
- a CDS encoding extensin family protein — protein: MSGRSRLSRRLGRFRRDRALFWLLVLLGLFVAGRAWLADHPGDDPWAPLDLREEPGWATARKITALRNDPAQCRAVLERSAIAFRQLEPAGEGACRREDRTQLTDFPLNPTRPPTTCAVAAALELWLRDGVNPIAQEIYGSKVARIEHYGSYSCRRLYGRDSGPWSEHATGNAIDIAAFVLADGTRISVLRDWDSTASEPDRADRFLHAARDRACDVFGTVLSPDYNDAHRDHFHLDQEARGFGGVCR